The following are encoded together in the Oncorhynchus masou masou isolate Uvic2021 chromosome 5, UVic_Omas_1.1, whole genome shotgun sequence genome:
- the LOC135539577 gene encoding potassium voltage-gated channel subfamily KQT member 2-like, with the protein MMGRLGKVEKKVMSMERKLDFLVNIYIQRMGIPQSETDAYFGSKEPDPAPPYHSPVDHMAKSGSITKIIRSNSSAGQKNFDPPPACPPSTSWQQHPVSEVHQRSQDNSPSPVGDPSLVRIPPPPAHERSSGGHSGSNRGSHRNSGGGSGEGDREGKADSDTSISIPSVDHEELERSFSGFSISQSKENLDFLNNSYFSVVARCAKVRPYIAEGESDTDSDLCAPSPHSANGEGAYGGRGWSGSK; encoded by the exons ATGATGGGGCGTTTGGGGAAAGTGGAAAAAAAG GTCATGTCAATGGAAAGAAAGCTGGACTTCTTGGTGAACATCTACATCCAGCGCATGGGCATCCCCCAGTCGGAGACTGACGCCTACTTTGGGTCCAAAGAGCCCGACCCGGCCCCGCCCTACCACAGCCCTGTGGACCACATGGCGAAGAGTGGCTCCATCACCAAAATTATCCGCTCCAACAGCTCAGCCGGACAGAAGAACTTCGACCCCCCACCAGCCtgccccccctccacctcctggCAGCAGCACCCCGTCAGTGAGGTACACCAGCGCAGCCAGGACAACTCCCCCTCCCCTGTAGGGGATCCCTCCCTGGTCCGCATCCCTCCTCCACCGGCCCATGAGCGCTCATCTGGAGGCCACAGTGGGAGCAATCGGGGGTCCCACCGCAACAGCGGTGGTGGCAgtggtgagggggatagagagggcaAGGCAGACAGCGACACGTCCATCTCTATCCCCTCGGTGGACCACGAGGAACTGGAGCGCTCGTTCAGCGGCTTCAGCATCTCCCAGTCCAAGGAAAATCTGGACTTCCTGAACAACAGCTACTTCAGTGTTGTAGCCCGCTGCGCCAAAGTAAGGCCCTACATCGCAGAAGGTGAATCCGACACTGACTCGGACCTCTGTGCCCCCTCGCCCCACTCTGCCAACGGGGAAGGCGCTTacgggggcagagggtggtcagGATCCAAGTAG